A genomic stretch from Natronomonas gomsonensis includes:
- a CDS encoding ABC transporter permease subunit — protein MLEIARYEAERRISGSVIIAVGLAAFAALFIAITPEIIGEVDYEAMLEDLPPAFSSAFGLESFDSLAGILAGEFYTLGWILLMGLYMAYSAGSTIAGDVERDRMDMLLSNPVSRSSVVLEKYLSLLVPIVVVNVVVGAVIYVGAQVVDDPIPLFDVIAVHALSVPYLLCCAAIGLLASAAMEREGSAQRASMGVIFSLYMIEALVTETDFGWLGVVSPSRYFDTNDILVHGTYDLVGAVILLEASALLVVASLLVFQRRDI, from the coding sequence ATGCTCGAAATCGCACGATACGAGGCCGAACGTCGGATTTCGGGGTCAGTCATCATCGCGGTCGGTCTCGCGGCGTTCGCGGCGCTTTTCATCGCCATCACCCCCGAAATCATCGGGGAGGTGGACTACGAGGCGATGCTCGAAGACCTCCCACCGGCGTTCTCCTCGGCGTTCGGACTGGAGTCCTTCGACAGCCTCGCGGGCATCCTCGCTGGGGAGTTCTACACGCTCGGGTGGATTCTGTTGATGGGGCTGTACATGGCCTACAGCGCCGGGTCGACGATTGCGGGCGACGTCGAACGCGACCGGATGGACATGCTGCTGTCGAATCCCGTCTCTCGGTCGAGCGTCGTCCTCGAAAAGTACCTCTCGCTTCTCGTCCCAATCGTCGTCGTCAACGTCGTCGTCGGGGCAGTCATCTACGTCGGCGCGCAGGTCGTCGACGACCCGATTCCGCTGTTCGACGTAATCGCGGTTCACGCCCTGTCGGTTCCGTATCTGCTGTGCTGTGCGGCCATCGGCCTGCTGGCGTCGGCCGCGATGGAGCGGGAGGGGTCGGCTCAGCGTGCGAGCATGGGCGTCATCTTCTCGCTGTACATGATAGAGGCGCTGGTGACGGAGACGGATTTCGGCTGGCTGGGCGTGGTCAGCCCATCGCGGTACTTCGACACGAACGACATCCTCGTCCACGGCACCTACGACCTCGTCGGCGCGGTCATCCTCCTCGAAGCGTCGGCGCTGCTGGTCGTCGCGAGCCTGCTGGTCTTCCAGCGGAGGGACATCTGA